In Lodderomyces elongisporus chromosome 1, complete sequence, a genomic segment contains:
- the PRS1_1 gene encoding ribose-phosphate pyrophosphokinase 1 gives MSTNSIKLLASDVHRGLAELVARRLGLHILPCELKRESTGEVQFSIGESVRDEDVFIVCQIGSGEVNDRVIELMIMINACKTASARRITVILPNFPYARQDRKDKSRAPITAKLMADMLTTAGCDHVITMDLHASQIQGFFDVPVDNLYAEPSVVRYIKEKIDYKNAIIISPDAGGAKRAAGLADRLDLNFALIHKERAKANEVSRMVLVGDVSDKVCVIVDDMADTCGTLAKAAEVLLENNAKEVIAIVTHGILSGNAMKNINNSKLERVVCTNTVPFEDKLKLCNKLDTIDVSAVIAEAIRRLHNGESISYLFKNAPL, from the coding sequence ATGTCTACAAACTCGATAAAATTACTCGCCAGCGATGTGCATAGAGGACTCGCTGAATTAGTTGCGAGGAGGCTAGGTTTGCACATACTACCATGTGAGTTGAAAAGGGAATCCACGGGGGAAGTTCAATTCTCTATTGGGGAATCAGTTAGAGACGAAGatgtttttattgtttgtcAGATTGGTTCTGGCGAGGTAAATGACAGGGTGATTGAGCTCATGATCATGATTAACGCTTGTAAAACAGCTAGTGCTAGAAGAATCACCGTTATATTGCCAAACTTTCCTTACGCAAGACAAGACCGAAAAGATAAGTCGCGTGCTCCCATCACTGCGAAGCTAATGGCCGACATGTTGACGACTGCTGGGTGCGACCATGTTATCACCATGGATTTGCACGCTTCTCAGATTCAAGGATTCTTTGATGTCCCAGTGGATAATTTGTATGCCGAGCCTAGTGTTGTTAGGTATATAAAGGAGAAAATAGATTACAAGAACGCAATAATCATTTCGCCGGATGCTGGTGGTGCCAAGAGAGCTGCAGGGCTCGCAGACAGGCTCGACTTGAACTTTGCATTGATTCACAAAGAGCGTGCAAAGGCAAACGAAGTCTCTAGAATGGTGTTGGTGGGTGACGTGAGCGATAAAGTTTGTGTTATTGTTGACGATATGGCAGACACATGTGGTACCTTGGCGAAAGCTGCAGAGGTTTTATTGGAGAACAATGCGAAAGAAGTGATTGCCATTGTAACACATGGTATTTTGTCTGGTAATGCCATGAAGAATATCAATAACTCTAAACTTGAGAGGGTCGTATGTACAAATACGGTTCCTTTTGAGGATAAGTTGAAGTTGTGCAACAAGTTGGATACCATTGATGTTTCAGCTGTTATTGCCGAGGCTATAAGGAGATTGCACAATGGTGAGAGTATCTCTTATTTGTTCAAAAATGCACCTTTATAA
- a CDS encoding uncharacterized protein (BUSCO:EOG09263U08), which translates to MALKLTLKRPASDVAESSEEAKNANKQRKLPKIKFKALSTNTNETKREDSDNQEKPRKLKLSLPKNSQGLKGFKDSKDSKGSKGSKESKNSKDTSRPKFVPRVRIKPTRVPGEGYDSEAPDVEDDPLIEQGIIIRFLDDSNLDFVQNAVDSGEFAGLNIKWITREKAVINVNGTLYSARLLDLPTITEVFKTIDKKNIFKAYDLCQILLVLHPINPTSLNSEKDFEVPQDMLFTHPFYKHVKNNEVKQRRLVHKDGLLNPLKDVHRRFRPTRADHRVIQDIEARVDELIKLDNLAEESRYEIVDESSHMRFGTASSTSSRAATPVPGSTPVSIRGEITPQYGSIQNKTNTEASTEVESKASEERDIEVEIDEDDFELNLEEELNKALDDEGVTPSELPATVMSNLVQAKEGEVVEVELEEANEEEDQDDEDLFGAFDDDDEDEEEENEEQGNENGVHVEGQGTEGEEVEEEEEEDDDDDDDDDDDDDDDDDDDDDEAGDDEQNRRGLSHAKMLEEEISELERAVEQHKKSLSTASNKMMKMKYQNTFNSLSASLESKRRELSKTTEGHSSQVQSRPGSSGKDSFGAPKNANDKLGEAEDDEEDEEDEEDDDEEEGGNGRDKGEEDVEEAGDSGDGEANSDIDDLF; encoded by the coding sequence GCTTACCGAAAAATCTGCAAGGGTTAAAAGGTTTCAAAGATTCGAAAGATTCTAAAGGATCTAAAGGTTCTAAGGAATCAAAAAATTCCAAAGATACGTCCAGACCCAAATTTGTGCCTCGAGTTAGGATCAAGCCTACTCGAGTCCCAGGAGAAGGATACGATTCAGAGGCACCTGATGTGGAGGACGACCCTTTAATTGAGCAAGGTATAATTATCCGATTTTTGGATGATTCTAATCTTGACTTTGTGCAAAATGCTGTTGACTCTGGCGAGTTTGCTGGCTTGAACATCAAGTGGATTACTCGAGAAAAAGCGGTTATAAATGTTAATGGTACACTATACTCTGCAAGACTCCTCGACTTGCCTACAATTACTGAGGTGTTTAAAACAATTGACAAGaaaaacattttcaaaGCATATGACTTGTGTCAAATATTATTGGTTCTACATCCAATTAATCCAACACTGTTGAATTCTGAAAAGGATTTTGAAGTTCCTCAGGATATGCTTTTTACACATCCATTTTATAAGCACGTGAAGAACAATGAGGTGAAGCAAAGGCGACTTGTTCACAAGGATGGGTTATTGAACCCTTTAAAAGATGTGCATCGTAGGTTTCGACCGACACGAGCAGACCACCGAGTCATTCAGGATATCGAAGCACGAGTAGATGAATTAATTAAACTCGATAATCTAGCTGAAGAGAGCCGCTATGAAATAGTCGATGAGTCATCACATATGCGTTTTGGTACTGCAAGCAGCACTTCTTCAAGAGCGGCAACTCCGGTTCCTGGAAGTACACCGGTGTCAATCAGAGGGGAGATAACTCCACAATATGGATCTATTCAAAATAAGACTAATACAGAGGCTTCTACAGAAGTTGAATCAAAAGCACTGGAAGAAAGAGATATTGAAGTAgaaattgatgaagatgattttGAGTTGAACcttgaagaagaattgaATAAAGCGTTGGACGATGAAGGTGTGACACCTTCTGAACTTCCTGCAACAGTGATGTCAAATCTTGTGCAAGCGAAGGAAGGCGAAGTGGTTGAAGTAGAGCTCGAGGAAGcaaacgaagaagaagaccaGGACGACGAGGATCTTTTTGGGGcttttgatgatgatgatgaagatgaagaagaagaaaatgaggAGCAGGGAAACGAGAATGGGGTGCATGTGGAAGGACAAGGCAcagaaggagaagaggtagaagaagaggaagaagaagacgacgacgatgatgatgatgacgacgacgatgatgatgatgacgacgatgatgatgatgatgaggcAGGAGATGATGAACAGAATAGGAGAGGGTTACTGCATGCGAAAATGTTGGAAGAGGAGATTTCCGAATTGGAAAGAGCTGTTGAGCAACATAAAAAGAGTCTTTCTACAGCTTCAAAcaaaatgatgaaaatgaagtaTCAAAATACATTCAATTCTTTAAGTGCTTCATTAGAgctgaaaagaagagaattGTCCAAAACTACAGAAGGTCATAGTCTGCAAGTACAAAGTCGACCTGGGTCGTCTGGGAAAGATTCTTTTGGCGCCCCAAAGAATGCCAATGATAAATTGGGGGAAGCtgaagatgacgaagagGACGAAGAGGACgaagaggatgatgatgaagaagaaggcgGTAATGGTCGAGACAAAGGTGAAGAGGATGTTGAAGAAGCGGGAGATAGCGGTGACGGCGAAGCAAACTCAGATATAGATGATCTCTTTTGA